A window of the Bacteriovorax sp. PP10 genome harbors these coding sequences:
- the rpsK gene encoding 30S ribosomal protein S11: MVKKVVKKKVKKNVSHGICHIQASFNNTIVTFTDPQGNALAWASAGQLGFRGSKKSTPFAAQTASLEAAKRAVEHGLNSVEVRVKGPGAGRENAIRALLGAGIRIISVSDRSPIPHNGCRAPKRRRV; encoded by the coding sequence ATGGTAAAAAAAGTTGTTAAGAAAAAAGTAAAAAAGAACGTATCGCACGGGATTTGTCATATCCAAGCGTCTTTCAATAATACAATTGTTACTTTCACTGATCCTCAAGGGAACGCTCTTGCTTGGGCAAGTGCTGGTCAATTAGGATTCAGAGGATCTAAAAAGTCGACTCCGTTCGCTGCTCAAACTGCTTCTCTTGAAGCTGCAAAAAGAGCTGTTGAACATGGATTAAACTCAGTAGAAGTAAGAGTAAAAGGTCCAGGAGCTGGAAGAGAAAATGCTATTAGAGCACTTCTTGGCGCTGGTATCAGAATTATTTCTGTTTCTGACAGAAGCCCTATTCCACACAATGGATGTAGAGCACCTAAGAGAAGAAGAGTTTAA
- a CDS encoding DNA-directed RNA polymerase subunit alpha — MDNFTAKNWNSMIRPVALEAESESLRNDYGKFVAKPLERGYGQTLGNSLRRVLLSSLQGAGIVAIRVEGVEHEFGTINNVKEEVSEIILNLKEVRFKISGREDTVLVLEKSGEGPVRASDIVTNANVEILNPNHVIANISSGGSLKVELKVARGKGYVTAVDNKDEYELPVGWIYLDTLFSPVYRVNYSVTNTRVGKRTDFDKLTLEVWTNSGINPADSIAFAAKILRDQLAVFLTFEDEEQVVKHDSKPIAVSSPTNNALLKPVSELELSVRSANCLQNANIKYIYELVSKTEGEMLRTKNFGRKSLNEIKEILTSMGLGLGMKVDSLMKDMQDGKTLGKN; from the coding sequence ATGGATAATTTTACAGCTAAAAACTGGAATAGCATGATTAGACCGGTAGCTCTGGAAGCAGAAAGCGAAAGCCTAAGAAACGATTACGGAAAATTCGTAGCGAAGCCACTTGAGAGAGGTTACGGCCAGACTCTTGGGAACTCTCTAAGACGTGTACTACTTTCTTCTCTTCAGGGAGCAGGAATTGTAGCGATTAGAGTTGAAGGTGTTGAGCATGAATTCGGTACAATCAATAACGTTAAAGAAGAAGTTTCAGAAATCATTCTTAACTTAAAAGAAGTTAGATTTAAAATTTCTGGAAGAGAAGATACTGTTCTAGTTCTTGAGAAATCAGGAGAAGGTCCAGTAAGAGCTTCTGACATCGTAACAAACGCTAACGTAGAAATTCTTAACCCGAATCACGTTATCGCTAACATCTCTTCTGGTGGATCACTTAAAGTTGAACTTAAAGTGGCACGCGGAAAAGGTTATGTTACTGCTGTAGATAACAAAGATGAATATGAGCTACCTGTTGGGTGGATCTATTTAGATACACTTTTCTCGCCTGTTTACCGTGTTAACTACTCTGTTACAAACACTCGTGTTGGTAAGAGAACTGACTTCGATAAACTTACGCTTGAAGTGTGGACGAACTCAGGGATTAACCCTGCTGATTCGATCGCTTTCGCTGCAAAAATCTTAAGAGACCAGTTAGCTGTGTTCTTAACTTTTGAAGACGAAGAGCAAGTTGTTAAACACGATTCTAAACCAATCGCAGTTTCTTCACCTACAAACAATGCGCTTCTTAAGCCAGTATCTGAACTTGAACTTTCAGTTCGTTCAGCAAACTGTTTACAGAATGCTAACATTAAGTATATCTACGAACTAGTTTCGAAGACAGAAGGTGAAATGCTAAGAACTAAGAACTTTGGTAGAAAGTCTTTAAATGAAATTAAAGAAATTCTAACAAGCATGGGTCTTGGACTTGGGATGAAAGTCGACAGTTTAATGAAAGATATGCAAGACGGTAAAACTTTAGGTAAAAACTAA
- the rplQ gene encoding 50S ribosomal protein L17: protein MRHGNHKYTLGVKPAHRVAIIKNLAIEVFEHGKIKTTHARCMALRSYVEKLITLAKVDTVHNRRIAYSKLNSDKAVTFLFNDVAPKFKTRNGGYTRVIKIAEGRVGDNAKMSYFALVE from the coding sequence ATGAGACACGGGAATCACAAATATACTTTAGGCGTAAAGCCAGCTCACAGAGTAGCAATCATTAAAAACCTTGCTATCGAAGTATTCGAGCACGGAAAAATTAAGACAACTCATGCTAGATGTATGGCCCTAAGATCATATGTTGAAAAGCTAATCACACTTGCAAAAGTTGATACAGTTCACAACAGAAGAATTGCATACTCTAAATTGAACTCTGATAAAGCAGTAACATTCTTATTCAATGATGTTGCTCCAAAGTTCAAAACTAGAAATGGTGGATACACTAGAGTTATCAAAATCGCTGAAGGGCGTGTTGGTGATAACGCTAAGATGAGTTACTTCGCTTTAGTTGAATAG
- a CDS encoding TlpA family protein disulfide reductase, translating to MKLNFFQKILLIAALLGLTFLYGSYERKVFYGSSADNSAPVLKVLPEFNVTNVSSMAVIKSNDFLAGSTGVFVHIWGTWCAPCEKEMPEFLSYAAKVQDSGVKFLLIAVNDEEMKIKKFLTRFPNIPKNVTFAIDKENRVMDQLGTLKVPETFLFNSTGKHINKFIGPQDWLAESYVTRLSFWLNDQKVEERKIETH from the coding sequence ATGAAATTAAATTTTTTCCAAAAGATTCTTCTGATTGCAGCTCTGTTAGGGCTTACTTTTTTATATGGTAGCTATGAGAGAAAGGTGTTCTACGGAAGTAGTGCTGATAACTCTGCGCCGGTTTTAAAAGTGCTTCCGGAATTTAATGTGACCAATGTAAGCTCGATGGCCGTTATTAAGTCTAATGACTTTTTAGCTGGGTCTACGGGAGTGTTTGTTCATATCTGGGGGACGTGGTGTGCGCCTTGTGAGAAGGAGATGCCGGAGTTTTTATCTTATGCTGCTAAAGTACAGGATTCTGGGGTTAAGTTTCTTTTGATCGCGGTTAACGATGAAGAGATGAAGATTAAGAAGTTTCTGACTCGATTTCCGAATATTCCAAAGAATGTGACTTTTGCTATCGATAAAGAAAATAGAGTAATGGACCAATTGGGTACACTAAAGGTTCCGGAGACGTTTCTCTTTAATAGTACGGGGAAACATATTAATAAATTTATTGGGCCCCAGGATTGGTTGGCCGAATCGTACGTTACCCGTCTAAGTTTTTGGCTAAATGACCAAAAAGTCGAAGAACGTAAAATAGAAACACACTGA
- a CDS encoding sigma-54 interaction domain-containing protein: MINWQDMGKLHVISKLEGILGKWFDVEMFYTDAHGKLWSDHTSKTHAFKSHFMKVQMQAAYGHDFLAEDIEKVVEAMASGKDEIVVYESYFKNVKGVAFPVKMEGEFAGAVFVYPFVLDTATSGDIEALKAQMIECGSTPADAASACEKIKKMWPRELDYVKELTGLVAEEMVSFHDEITKREEHIHALSSEVGEKYRYHAMIGKSKKMQQIYSLLEKISSSESSVLIQGENGTGKELVAKAIHFYSPRKDKMFLAVNCSAFNDNLLDSELFGHMKGSFTGAVKDKKGLFETANGGTLFLDEIGDTTLSMQVKLLRVLQEGTYLPVGATAPKKVDVRIVAATNKNLKEMMAKGEFREDLYYRINVINVGLPPLRDRGEDVPVLMDFFLKKRCDESGKALKTFAKKCMEKMLDYPWPGNVRELENEVERLVVLAGDEKMIGPENLSPRIIDWGASAEPAFKGVDTEGTLREALEQLEIMMIREGLKRCNFNKSKLAKELDISRASLIMKVDKYGLDKRVKAA; the protein is encoded by the coding sequence ATGATTAATTGGCAAGACATGGGAAAACTTCACGTTATTTCTAAACTAGAAGGAATTCTAGGGAAGTGGTTTGATGTGGAAATGTTTTATACAGATGCTCACGGAAAACTTTGGTCAGATCATACGAGTAAAACTCACGCATTCAAAAGTCATTTCATGAAAGTTCAGATGCAAGCAGCATATGGGCATGACTTCTTAGCAGAAGATATTGAGAAAGTTGTTGAAGCGATGGCATCTGGTAAAGATGAGATCGTGGTTTATGAATCATATTTCAAGAACGTAAAGGGAGTTGCTTTTCCTGTAAAGATGGAAGGGGAATTTGCTGGAGCGGTGTTTGTTTATCCATTCGTTTTGGATACGGCAACGTCTGGAGATATTGAAGCACTTAAGGCGCAAATGATTGAGTGTGGATCGACACCGGCGGACGCAGCTTCTGCATGTGAGAAGATTAAGAAGATGTGGCCTCGTGAATTAGATTACGTAAAAGAACTTACAGGATTAGTAGCGGAAGAGATGGTTTCATTTCATGATGAGATCACGAAACGTGAAGAGCATATTCATGCACTATCATCTGAAGTTGGTGAGAAATACAGATACCATGCGATGATTGGTAAATCGAAGAAGATGCAACAAATTTATTCTCTTCTTGAGAAGATTTCTTCATCTGAATCGTCTGTACTTATTCAAGGGGAAAACGGGACTGGTAAGGAGCTTGTTGCTAAGGCCATCCACTTTTATTCTCCAAGAAAAGATAAAATGTTTTTAGCTGTTAACTGCTCAGCGTTTAACGATAACCTTCTTGACTCGGAATTATTCGGGCATATGAAAGGGTCGTTTACTGGAGCGGTGAAAGATAAGAAAGGTCTATTTGAAACGGCTAACGGTGGGACACTGTTCCTGGATGAGATCGGGGATACAACTCTATCAATGCAGGTTAAGTTACTACGCGTTCTTCAGGAAGGGACTTATCTTCCGGTAGGAGCGACGGCGCCTAAGAAAGTTGACGTGAGAATTGTTGCGGCAACGAATAAGAATCTTAAAGAGATGATGGCGAAAGGTGAGTTCAGAGAAGATTTATATTACAGAATTAACGTAATCAACGTTGGTCTTCCACCTCTTCGTGACCGTGGAGAAGACGTTCCAGTACTTATGGATTTCTTCCTTAAGAAGCGATGTGATGAGTCAGGAAAAGCGTTAAAAACTTTTGCTAAAAAATGTATGGAAAAAATGTTGGATTATCCATGGCCAGGGAACGTTCGTGAGCTAGAAAACGAAGTTGAAAGACTTGTGGTTTTAGCTGGGGACGAGAAAATGATTGGGCCGGAAAATCTTTCACCGCGAATCATTGATTGGGGAGCTTCGGCAGAACCAGCGTTCAAAGGCGTTGATACTGAAGGGACTTTAAGAGAAGCGCTTGAGCAGTTAGAGATTATGATGATCCGTGAAGGATTGAAGCGCTGCAATTTCAATAAATCTAAGTTAGCTAAAGAGCTAGATATCTCTAGAGCGAGCTTAATTATGAAAGTAGATAAGTACGGACTTGATAAGAGAGTTAAGGCCGCGTAA
- a CDS encoding acyl-CoA carboxylase subunit beta yields the protein MSQTQTLEGKRELLLKLRQESEVGGGEARIKKQHEQGKFTARERIERLVDPGSFLEFDRFVISKTAAMGKGESFLGDGVVTGVATINGQKIALYSQDFTCFGGSLGAAHAKKICKIMDFALENRIPMIGMNDSGGARIQEGVEGLAGYGEIFYRNVKCSGVIPQISLILGPCAGGAVYSPALTDFIFMVDKSSYMFVTGPDVIKTVTHEEVTKDQLGGATAHSEKSGVAQFKVASEDECFERVRELLSYIPSANFTKATPKYTSDTIYRDNVKIKETVPANPKKPYDMKEIIFDIVDDSQFLEVHKDYAKNIIVGFASIGGIKIGIVANQPAVLAGVLDISSSEKAARFVRFCDAFDIPILTLVDVPGFLPGTNQEFGGIIKHGSKLLYAYSEATVPLISIITRKSYGGAYLVMASKHIKTDVNLAYPTAEIAVMGAEGAVNIINRADMEGLTGKAFDDKKAQLIADYEEKFANPYRAAELGFMDAIILPEETRKRVYEYLVALKNKKQEKPKRKHGNIQL from the coding sequence ATGTCTCAGACCCAAACCCTGGAAGGGAAGCGCGAGCTATTGCTTAAACTCAGACAAGAATCTGAAGTAGGTGGTGGTGAAGCCAGAATCAAAAAACAACATGAACAAGGTAAGTTCACGGCGAGAGAAAGAATTGAGCGTCTGGTAGATCCAGGTTCATTTCTTGAATTCGATCGTTTTGTTATTAGTAAAACAGCGGCCATGGGAAAAGGAGAGTCTTTTCTTGGTGACGGTGTTGTTACTGGTGTAGCAACAATCAACGGACAAAAAATCGCATTATATTCTCAAGACTTCACATGTTTTGGTGGATCTCTTGGAGCGGCACACGCTAAGAAAATTTGTAAGATCATGGATTTCGCTCTTGAAAATAGAATTCCAATGATCGGTATGAATGATTCAGGTGGAGCTCGTATTCAAGAAGGTGTTGAAGGGCTAGCGGGATACGGAGAAATTTTCTACAGAAACGTAAAGTGCTCTGGAGTTATTCCTCAAATCTCATTAATCTTGGGGCCATGTGCTGGTGGAGCGGTTTATTCTCCTGCTCTAACAGATTTCATTTTCATGGTTGATAAATCTTCATACATGTTCGTTACTGGTCCAGATGTTATCAAGACTGTAACTCACGAAGAAGTAACAAAAGATCAATTAGGTGGAGCTACTGCTCACTCTGAAAAATCTGGTGTAGCTCAATTTAAAGTTGCAAGCGAAGATGAATGTTTCGAAAGAGTGCGCGAGCTTCTTTCTTATATTCCTTCAGCTAACTTTACGAAAGCGACTCCAAAATACACGTCGGATACAATTTATCGCGACAACGTAAAAATTAAAGAAACTGTTCCTGCTAATCCGAAAAAACCATACGACATGAAAGAAATCATCTTCGACATCGTTGATGACTCTCAATTCTTAGAAGTTCATAAAGACTACGCTAAGAACATTATCGTAGGGTTTGCTTCAATTGGTGGAATTAAGATCGGGATCGTTGCTAATCAGCCTGCTGTATTAGCTGGGGTACTTGATATTTCTTCTTCTGAAAAAGCTGCAAGATTCGTTAGATTCTGTGACGCTTTTGATATTCCTATTTTAACTTTAGTAGACGTTCCAGGATTCCTTCCAGGAACTAACCAAGAGTTTGGTGGGATCATTAAGCACGGATCAAAACTTCTTTATGCTTACTCTGAAGCAACTGTTCCTCTTATCTCAATCATCACTCGTAAATCTTACGGTGGTGCTTACCTGGTTATGGCATCTAAGCACATTAAGACTGACGTAAACCTGGCTTACCCAACTGCAGAAATTGCGGTTATGGGAGCTGAAGGTGCAGTTAACATTATTAATCGTGCTGATATGGAAGGATTAACTGGAAAAGCTTTCGACGATAAAAAAGCTCAGTTGATTGCTGATTATGAAGAGAAGTTTGCTAATCCTTATAGAGCGGCTGAACTTGGATTCATGGATGCAATTATTCTTCCGGAA